A genomic segment from Agrobacterium vitis encodes:
- a CDS encoding sensor histidine kinase NtrY-like, protein MKTRRPAGQTEEEAALTLLQERKSSFALPGLILAGGALACAMFTLPVLLGLTPIAPTSNVLIGSVVINTLFVLGLLFLIGREVSRLVKARRRGRAAARLHVRIVVLFSIVAITPAILVAIFASITLNVGLDRWFSIRTQAIINSSMNVAQAYMLENASYLQGQTISMATDLERNRPLFFLDRTGFIELMTRQAKGRGLLGAFLVRKDGTPILQADISTEKPLPAIPQDALDKAAAGQPTLIPPGVTNLVGGIIKMDSLSGAYLYTIRAVDPKVMRAMREMEDNTAEYKSMEAGRTTLQIAFAVLYLGFALIVLLAAIWTAIAVADRIVRPIRLLIGAADNVASGNMNVVVPVRVADGDVGSLSRTFNKMISQIRTQRDEILEAKDEVDDRRRFIEAVLSGVTAAVIGVEDDGRITIVNPSAELFLARDAEELLGEKLETVAPEINTVFAEAGLRHRGDFRKQINLVRSGKERTLSVQVTREETRNATESYVITLDDITDLVIAQRSTAWADVARRIAHEIKNPLTPIQLSAERLKRRFGKQIASEDRQVFDQCTDTIVRQVEDIGRMVDEFSSFARMPKPTKQPADLRDVLKDAIFLREMGHSDCEFIRDVGELPLEGSFDARMLAQAFGNLIKNAVEAIEAVPSDAEKLPGRVWIRAATDEGRDGFVVDIIDNGKGLPIDNRHRILEPYMTMREKGTGLGLAIVKKIIEEHGGQLELHDAPAEFDGGRGAMIRVVLPRQAGAASAATEEHDKEAAYGL, encoded by the coding sequence ATGAAAACGCGGCGGCCTGCGGGGCAGACCGAAGAGGAAGCAGCATTGACGCTGCTACAGGAGCGCAAGTCCTCCTTTGCCTTGCCGGGCCTTATTCTGGCCGGGGGCGCGTTGGCCTGCGCCATGTTCACCCTGCCGGTCCTGCTTGGCCTCACCCCGATTGCGCCGACCTCGAATGTGCTGATCGGCTCTGTCGTCATCAATACGCTTTTCGTTCTTGGCCTGCTGTTTCTGATCGGTCGGGAAGTCAGCCGTCTCGTCAAGGCGCGGCGCCGGGGGCGGGCGGCGGCCAGGCTGCATGTGCGCATCGTCGTGCTGTTTTCGATCGTGGCGATTACACCGGCGATCCTGGTGGCGATTTTCGCCAGTATTACCCTCAATGTCGGGTTGGATCGATGGTTTTCGATCCGGACCCAAGCCATCATCAATTCATCGATGAATGTGGCCCAGGCTTATATGCTGGAAAATGCCAGCTATTTGCAGGGCCAGACGATTTCCATGGCGACGGATCTGGAGCGAAATCGGCCACTGTTCTTCCTCGACCGCACCGGATTTATCGAGTTGATGACCCGCCAGGCCAAGGGGCGCGGACTGCTGGGTGCCTTTCTGGTTCGCAAGGACGGCACGCCCATCCTTCAGGCGGATATTTCGACTGAAAAGCCGCTGCCAGCCATTCCGCAGGATGCGTTGGACAAGGCCGCGGCTGGCCAGCCGACGCTGATCCCACCAGGTGTCACCAATCTGGTCGGCGGGATCATCAAGATGGATTCGCTGAGCGGCGCCTATCTCTACACGATCCGTGCCGTTGATCCGAAGGTCATGCGGGCAATGCGTGAGATGGAGGACAATACCGCCGAATATAAATCGATGGAGGCGGGACGCACCACGTTGCAAATCGCCTTTGCCGTTCTCTATCTCGGCTTCGCATTGATCGTGCTTCTGGCTGCTATCTGGACCGCGATTGCCGTTGCTGACCGCATCGTTCGGCCGATCCGGCTGCTGATTGGCGCTGCGGATAATGTCGCGTCAGGCAATATGAATGTCGTGGTGCCGGTCAGGGTGGCCGATGGCGATGTGGGCAGCCTGTCGCGTACCTTCAACAAGATGATTTCCCAGATCCGCACCCAGCGCGATGAAATTCTGGAAGCCAAGGATGAGGTCGATGACCGTCGCCGCTTCATCGAAGCGGTGCTGTCGGGCGTGACAGCGGCGGTGATTGGCGTCGAGGACGATGGCCGGATCACCATCGTCAATCCTTCGGCAGAACTGTTTCTGGCGCGCGACGCCGAAGAATTGCTGGGCGAGAAGCTGGAAACAGTCGCGCCGGAGATCAACACGGTGTTTGCCGAAGCCGGGCTTCGCCATCGTGGTGATTTCCGCAAGCAGATCAATCTGGTGCGCAGTGGCAAGGAGCGCACCTTGTCTGTACAGGTCACACGCGAGGAAACCCGCAACGCCACCGAATCCTACGTGATCACGCTGGATGACATCACGGATCTGGTGATTGCCCAGCGCTCGACCGCCTGGGCCGATGTGGCGCGCCGTATCGCCCATGAGATCAAGAACCCGCTGACCCCGATTCAGCTCTCGGCAGAGCGATTGAAGCGCCGTTTCGGCAAGCAGATCGCTAGCGAGGACCGTCAGGTCTTTGACCAGTGCACCGATACGATCGTGCGTCAGGTCGAGGATATCGGCCGGATGGTGGATGAGTTCTCGTCCTTTGCCCGGATGCCGAAGCCGACCAAGCAACCGGCCGATCTGCGCGACGTTTTGAAGGACGCAATCTTCCTGCGGGAAATGGGTCATAGCGATTGTGAATTCATCCGCGACGTTGGCGAGCTTCCGCTTGAAGGTTCGTTCGATGCCCGGATGTTGGCCCAGGCCTTCGGCAATCTGATCAAGAATGCGGTGGAAGCAATCGAGGCTGTGCCCTCTGATGCTGAAAAACTGCCGGGCCGGGTGTGGATCAGGGCGGCGACGGACGAGGGACGTGACGGTTTCGTGGTGGATATCATCGACAATGGCAAGGGACTGCCTATCGATAATCGCCATCGCATTCTGGAACCCTATATGACGATGCGGGAGAAGGGCACGGGCCTCGGCCTCGCCATTGTCAAGAAAATCATTGAAGAGCATGGCGGTCAGCTTGAATTGCATGATGCACCGGCAGAATTCGACGGTGGGCGTGGCGCGATGATCCGCGTCGTGTTGCCGCGACAAGCCGGGGCAGCCTCTGCCGCCACTGAAGAACATGATAAGGAAGCAGCTTATGGCCTCTGA
- a CDS encoding sigma-54-dependent transcriptional regulator — MASDILVVDDEEDIREIVSGILSDEGHETRTAHDADSALAAISDRAPRLIFLDIWMHGSRLDGLALLDEIKARHPDLPVVMISGHGNVETAVSAIKRGAFDFIEKPFKADRLILIAERALENSKLKREVTELKRRTGDANELIGSSVAVSQLRQTIEKVAPTNSRIMIVGPSGSGKELVARMIHKRSARAAGPFVTLNAAAITPDRMEVALFGTEGGPGQSRRIGALEEAHRGILYLDEVGEMPRETQNKILRVLVDQQFERVGGSKRVKVDVRIISSSAYNLESLIAEGRFREDLFHRLAVVPVRVPPLAERREDIPFLVDMLMRHIAEQAGIRQRKIGEDAMAVLQAHDWPGNIRQLRNNIERLLILTQNDGADVPINAEMLPTDLGEMLPKVSGRSDYQIMTLPLREAREMFERDYLIAQINRFGGNISRTAEFVGMERSALHRKLKSLGV; from the coding sequence ATGGCCTCTGACATCCTGGTGGTTGACGACGAGGAAGACATTCGCGAGATCGTCTCCGGCATCTTGAGCGACGAAGGGCACGAAACCCGCACGGCGCATGATGCCGACAGCGCGCTTGCGGCGATTTCCGACCGGGCGCCTCGACTGATCTTTCTCGATATCTGGATGCATGGCAGCCGGTTGGACGGGCTGGCATTGCTGGACGAAATCAAGGCCCGGCATCCCGACCTGCCGGTTGTGATGATTTCGGGGCATGGCAATGTCGAAACGGCGGTGTCGGCCATCAAGCGCGGCGCTTTTGACTTTATCGAAAAGCCGTTCAAGGCCGACCGTTTGATCCTGATTGCCGAGCGGGCGCTGGAAAATTCCAAGCTGAAACGCGAAGTAACCGAACTGAAACGGCGCACCGGCGATGCCAACGAGTTGATCGGCAGTTCGGTGGCGGTATCGCAACTGCGCCAGACCATCGAGAAGGTCGCACCGACCAATAGCCGGATCATGATCGTCGGCCCGTCCGGCAGCGGCAAGGAACTGGTGGCGCGGATGATCCACAAGCGCTCGGCCCGTGCCGCCGGACCGTTCGTGACATTGAATGCCGCAGCCATCACCCCCGACCGCATGGAAGTGGCGCTGTTCGGGACCGAAGGTGGCCCCGGCCAGTCTCGCCGGATTGGCGCGCTGGAAGAGGCGCATCGCGGGATACTCTATCTGGATGAAGTCGGCGAAATGCCGCGCGAGACCCAGAACAAGATCCTGCGGGTGCTGGTCGATCAGCAATTCGAGCGCGTCGGCGGTTCCAAGCGGGTCAAGGTCGATGTGCGGATCATTTCCTCCAGCGCCTATAATCTCGAAAGCCTGATTGCTGAGGGCCGGTTCCGTGAGGATCTGTTTCATCGCCTGGCGGTGGTGCCAGTGCGGGTGCCGCCGCTGGCGGAGCGGCGCGAAGATATTCCCTTCCTCGTTGATATGCTGATGCGCCATATCGCCGAACAGGCCGGTATTCGCCAGCGCAAGATCGGTGAGGACGCGATGGCGGTGTTGCAGGCCCATGACTGGCCGGGCAATATCCGCCAATTGCGCAATAATATCGAGCGGCTGTTGATCCTGACCCAGAACGATGGGGCGGATGTGCCAATCAACGCGGAAATGCTGCCGACGGATCTTGGCGAAATGCTGCCGAAAGTCTCCGGTCGCAGCGATTACCAGATCATGACCTTGCCGCTGCGCGAAGCCCGCGAAATGTTCGAACGCGATTATCTGATCGCCCAGATCAACCGCTTTGGCGGCAATATCTCACGAACGGCGGAATTTGTTGGCATGGAGCGATCGGCGCTGCACCGGAAGTTGAAGTCGCTGGGCGTCTGA
- the hfq gene encoding RNA chaperone Hfq yields MAERSQNLQDLFLNTVRKQKISLTIFLINGVKLTGVVTSFDNFCVLLRRDGHSQLVYKHAISTIMPGQPMQMFESEEAAS; encoded by the coding sequence ATGGCGGAACGTTCTCAGAATTTGCAGGACCTATTTCTCAATACGGTTCGCAAGCAGAAGATTTCCCTCACTATTTTCCTGATCAACGGTGTGAAGCTGACCGGCGTCGTCACCTCGTTTGATAATTTCTGCGTGCTGCTGCGTCGCGATGGGCATTCCCAGCTCGTCTACAAGCACGCCATTTCGACCATCATGCCGGGTCAGCCCATGCAGATGTTCGAAAGCGAAGAAGCTGCTTCTTAA
- the hflX gene encoding GTPase HflX gives MHRDDMRAVVLVPVLKQARSSEKASTELGPTTTRSHESRLEEAMGLARAIDLTIVQGLIVAVNQPRPATLIGSGKIEEIKALLDSHDAGLVIVDHPLTPVQQRNLEKQWNAKVIDRTGLILEIFGRRASTKEGTLQVDLAHLNYQKGRLVRSWTHLERQRGGAGFMGGPGETQIEADRRMLQDRIVRLERELEQVVRTRQLHRAKRRKVPHPIVALVGYTNAGKSTLFNRITGAGVLAEDMLFATLDPTLRRMKLPQGRTVILSDTVGFISDLPTHLVAAFRATLEEVLEADLILHVRDMADPDNGAQAGDVLRILSDLGIDEKERDERIIEVWNKIDRLEPEAHQAIAEKATGRKNVMAVSAVTGEGVDALMAEIAERLSGVVTETTVILPPDKLSLISWVYENTMVDSREDRDDGSVSLDLRLSEQQASALERKLGLIQPVRSEDWD, from the coding sequence ATGCACCGCGACGACATGCGCGCCGTGGTTCTTGTTCCTGTGTTGAAGCAGGCCCGTTCCAGTGAAAAGGCCTCGACTGAGCTTGGTCCGACCACGACCCGCAGCCACGAGAGCCGGTTGGAAGAGGCCATGGGGCTTGCGCGCGCCATCGACCTGACAATCGTGCAAGGCCTGATCGTTGCCGTCAACCAGCCGCGTCCGGCGACCCTGATCGGCAGCGGCAAGATCGAGGAAATCAAGGCGCTGCTCGATAGCCATGATGCCGGTCTTGTCATTGTCGATCATCCGCTGACGCCGGTGCAGCAGCGCAATCTGGAAAAACAGTGGAACGCCAAGGTCATCGACCGCACGGGTCTGATCCTGGAAATCTTCGGCCGCCGCGCCTCCACCAAGGAAGGCACGTTGCAGGTCGATCTCGCCCATCTGAATTACCAGAAGGGCCGTCTGGTGCGCAGCTGGACCCACTTGGAGCGTCAGCGCGGCGGTGCAGGTTTCATGGGCGGCCCCGGTGAAACCCAGATCGAGGCCGACCGGCGGATGTTGCAGGACCGCATCGTGCGGCTGGAACGCGAACTGGAACAGGTGGTTCGCACCCGCCAATTGCACCGCGCCAAGCGTCGCAAGGTGCCGCATCCGATTGTCGCGCTTGTTGGCTATACCAATGCCGGAAAATCGACACTGTTTAATCGGATCACCGGGGCAGGCGTGCTCGCCGAGGATATGCTGTTTGCCACGCTGGACCCGACGCTGCGCCGCATGAAGCTGCCGCAGGGCCGCACCGTAATTCTCTCGGATACGGTTGGCTTTATCTCGGATCTGCCGACCCATCTGGTCGCAGCCTTTCGCGCTACGCTTGAAGAAGTGCTGGAAGCGGACTTGATCCTGCATGTGCGTGACATGGCCGACCCGGATAACGGTGCGCAGGCAGGCGACGTTTTGCGGATTCTCTCCGACCTTGGCATCGATGAAAAAGAGCGTGACGAACGCATCATCGAAGTCTGGAACAAGATCGATCGGCTGGAGCCGGAAGCGCATCAGGCTATCGCGGAAAAGGCAACTGGCCGGAAAAACGTGATGGCTGTTTCCGCCGTCACGGGCGAAGGGGTCGATGCCCTGATGGCCGAAATCGCAGAGCGGCTTTCCGGCGTGGTGACGGAAACCACGGTGATTTTGCCGCCCGACAAGCTCTCCCTGATCTCCTGGGTCTATGAGAACACCATGGTGGACAGCCGCGAGGACCGGGACGATGGTTCTGTTTCCCTCGATTTACGCCTGTCAGAGCAACAGGCCAGTGCGTTGGAGCGCAAGCTTGGCCTGATCCAGCCGGTTCGCAGCGAGGATTGGGACTGA
- the mazG gene encoding nucleoside triphosphate pyrophosphohydrolase: MQPSQDIARLIEIMAALRDPQTGCPWDIVQTFETIKPYTLEEAYEVADAIERNDPDDLCEELGDLLLQVVFHARIAEEAGLFSFGDVVEAVTSKMIRRHPHVFARSEADTPDAVKLQWEAIKKQEKQERAERRAARGVAEVFKDGHLGSVQRTFPALTEAVKLQEQAAKVGFDWAEAEPILDKIEEEIAELREALQAGQPEKIKDELGDLIFALVNIGRHTGSDPEQALRGTNVKFRRRFGYIEKSLATEKSTLEDASLERMEQLWQAAKQLERSGKTDG; encoded by the coding sequence ATGCAGCCTTCACAGGATATCGCCCGGCTGATCGAAATCATGGCGGCGCTTCGCGATCCGCAAACCGGCTGCCCTTGGGACATTGTCCAGACATTCGAGACGATCAAGCCTTATACGCTGGAAGAAGCCTATGAAGTGGCCGACGCCATCGAGCGCAACGATCCGGACGATCTCTGTGAAGAACTGGGCGATCTTCTGCTGCAAGTGGTGTTTCATGCGCGAATTGCTGAGGAGGCCGGACTGTTTTCCTTTGGCGACGTGGTTGAGGCGGTAACCTCCAAAATGATCCGCCGTCATCCGCATGTGTTTGCCCGCTCAGAGGCCGACACGCCTGACGCCGTCAAGCTGCAATGGGAAGCGATTAAAAAACAGGAAAAGCAGGAAAGAGCCGAACGCCGTGCAGCGCGCGGTGTAGCCGAGGTGTTTAAAGACGGTCATCTCGGCTCAGTGCAGAGAACGTTTCCGGCCCTGACGGAAGCCGTCAAACTTCAGGAACAGGCTGCAAAGGTTGGGTTCGATTGGGCTGAGGCAGAACCCATTCTCGACAAGATCGAGGAGGAGATCGCTGAACTGCGCGAAGCACTCCAAGCCGGGCAGCCAGAAAAGATAAAGGACGAGTTGGGGGATTTGATCTTCGCTCTGGTCAATATCGGTCGACACACCGGCAGCGATCCCGAGCAAGCCCTGCGGGGAACGAATGTGAAATTCAGACGGCGCTTCGGCTATATCGAAAAATCATTGGCCACCGAAAAATCAACGCTGGAAGACGCCAGCCTTGAGCGGATGGAGCAGCTCTGGCAGGCGGCAAAGCAGTTGGAACGCAGCGGCAAAACTGATGGCTAG
- a CDS encoding deaminase, producing the protein MTDQNLTARLLDVIEQNIIPLTEKGVADGNKIFGAAILRKSDLSLVLAETNNELENPLWHGEVHTLKRFYELGERPPTSELIFLSTHEPCTMCMSAITWAGFDNFYYFFSHEDSRDAFAIPHDLKILKEVFGLEPGGYRKQNAFWHSFAINDMIEVEDDAIRGELLTQAQKIRGLYGNLSGQYQSAKSGNDIPLN; encoded by the coding sequence ATGACCGATCAAAATCTTACCGCCAGATTGCTTGACGTGATCGAGCAGAACATCATCCCGCTGACGGAAAAAGGCGTGGCCGACGGCAACAAGATTTTCGGCGCGGCAATCCTGCGCAAATCGGACCTGTCGCTGGTGCTGGCGGAAACCAATAACGAGCTGGAAAATCCGCTCTGGCATGGCGAAGTCCATACGTTAAAGCGCTTTTACGAACTGGGCGAGCGCCCACCGACATCAGAGCTGATTTTTCTCTCCACCCATGAACCCTGCACCATGTGCATGTCGGCAATCACCTGGGCCGGTTTCGACAATTTCTACTATTTCTTCAGCCATGAAGATAGCCGCGATGCCTTCGCTATTCCCCACGACCTGAAAATTCTGAAGGAAGTGTTCGGACTGGAGCCCGGCGGCTATCGCAAGCAGAACGCCTTCTGGCACAGTTTTGCCATCAACGACATGATTGAAGTAGAAGACGACGCAATCAGGGGTGAATTGCTGACCCAGGCCCAGAAGATCCGTGGCCTCTATGGCAATCTATCCGGCCAATACCAATCAGCCAAGAGCGGCAACGACATTCCGCTAAACTGA